The following proteins are encoded in a genomic region of Methanobrevibacter sp.:
- a CDS encoding DUF2115 domain-containing protein — protein MKDEDIFQDLNRLDEKDVITKKELLAILKKYGRTISPQDLMVATNLLREDGKYVQAGYREKFLETYVKYFILRIKEILNTNDDIEGNVNKELFSESLENLEHQFYKEKEDRKKNSKFPLIYTLASIFSTFINEEPIHPEGSEFPGNLKVYKKDGEFYCPVKDAQKDNPNAVCNFCLAKQTPGV, from the coding sequence ATGAAAGATGAAGATATTTTCCAGGATTTGAACAGATTAGATGAAAAGGACGTTATCACCAAAAAAGAATTGTTGGCTATTTTGAAGAAGTATGGAAGAACCATATCACCCCAAGATCTTATGGTAGCTACAAATTTATTGCGGGAAGATGGAAAATATGTTCAGGCAGGATATCGTGAGAAATTCTTAGAGACCTATGTAAAATACTTCATCTTAAGAATAAAAGAGATATTAAATACTAATGATGATATAGAAGGGAATGTAAATAAAGAACTTTTTAGTGAAAGCTTAGAAAATTTAGAACATCAGTTCTATAAGGAAAAAGAAGACAGGAAAAAAAATTCAAAATTCCCACTAATATATACATTAGCCTCAATTTTCTCAACATTTATAAACGAAGAGCCAATACATCCAGAAGGTAGTGAATTTCCGGGAAATCTAAAAGTTTATAAAAAAGATGGTGAATTCTACTGTCCTGTAAAAGACGCCCAAAAAGACAATCCCAATGCCGTTTGTAACTTCTGTTTAGCTAAACAAACACCGGGAGTTTAA